GGAGAATTCAACCCGCAATTGTCGCCCATAAAGGTCGCCCGTGTCTGCAAACGCATGGACTTCCAGCAATAGTCGCTGCTCGCCGTCCAGGGTCGGACGCACGCCGAAATTGGCAACTCCGGTCCATTGCCGGTTCGCCTGTTGCACCCGTACGGCATAGACACCGTAGCGCAAGGCCATGCGCTGCTTGAAGGCGATATTCGCGGTCGGCACGCCCAGAGTGCGGCCCAGCTTGCGGCCATGCCGCACCACGCCGCGGATCGAATAGGGGCGCCCCAGCAGCTTCGCGGCAGCGGCCAAGTCGGCTGCGCCCAGCGCCCCGCGTACCGCCGTGGAGCTACAGCGCAGTCCATCGACATCAACCGGCCCCAGGGTTTCCACGATCATCCCGTGTTCGGTCCCCAGCTTGCCGAGCAGCGCCAGATTTCCGGCACGCTCACGGCCGAAACGAAAGTCGTCACCGACCACCAGCGCACGCACACCGAGCCGGCGGATCAGCAGCTCTTCGACAAAGGCCTGCGGGCTCTGCGAGGCAAAACGCCTGCAGAAGCGCACCAACAGCAGGCGGTCGATCCCGCGGTCCTGGATTTGCGCGAGCTTGTCGCGTAGCGTGGCGACACGCGGCGGCGCCTCATCACGGGCGAAGTATTCGCGCGGCGTGGGATCGAAGCTCATGACCGCAGAAGGTAGACCGAGACTTTGCGCGATTTCGCGCGCCTGATCCAGCAAGGCCTGATGGCCCAGGTGAACGCCGTCGAAATTACCGATCGTCAGCGCACAGCCGCTATGCCGCGATTTCAGATTGGCGAGTCCCCGTATCAGCTCCATGGTTTTTCAGCGGGGCAATGGACAGAACGACGGCATCAATACCACGATCGTTTCGGACAGGCTGTTCAGACGGCGGGCGTCGGCAGACGCAGGAAATGCTCGCGGTAGTAACGCAGCTCCTCGATCGAATCGCGGATGTCGTCCAGCGCGAGATGACGCGATTCTTTGCGGTGCCCGCGGGCCACCGCCGGCGCCCAGCGGGAGCACAATTCCTTGAGCGTGCTCACGTCGAGATTGCGGTAGTGGAAGTGACGCTCCAGGGCCGGCATCCAGCGCGCCAGGAAACGACGGTCCTGGCAGATCGAATTGCCGCACATCGGCGAGGATCGTTCCGGCACCCAGCGATTCAGAAATTCCAGGGTTTCCCGTTCCGCCCTCGCCTCGTCGACGTTGCTGTCGCGCACGCGCTGGGTCAGGCCGGAGCGGCCGTGCTGGGTGGTGTTCCATTCATCCATCGCGTCGAGCTCGGCGGCGGACTGGCGCAGCGCCAGCACCGGCCCTTCGGCCAGCACATTGAGATGACTGTCGGTCACGACGGTCGCGATTTCGATGATTCGGTGGCGTTCCGGAATCAACCCGGTCATCTCCAGGTCAATCCAGATCAGGTGGCTGGCTTCAGCTTTCATGGCGTCGGGGGTCTCATGCGCATCAATGCTAGCAAATGCCGCGTGCTAACCTCGGCGGACTGTCTCACAAGCGCCGGCGAGCACACCAGAACAGGACAGACGGAGGGATCGCATTGGACACCTACAGCTCCGTACTTGGTGCCATCGGACGCACGCCCCTGGTTGAAGTGCGCAAGCTCGACACCGGCCCCTGCCGGCTGTTTCTCAAACTCGAAAACCGCAACCCCACCGGATCGATCAAGGATCGCATCGGCCTGTCGATGGTCGAGGCTGCCGAACGCAACGGACAACTCAAGCCGGGCGGCACCCTGATCGAGGCCACGGCCGGCAACACCGGACTGGGTCTTGCGCTGGTGGCCGCGCAGAAAGGCTACAAACTGATCCTGGTGATTCCGGACAAGATGGCACAGGAGAAAGTCCTGCATCTCAAGGCACTCGGTGCCGAAACCCACATCACGCGCAGCGACGTCGCCAAGGGGCATCCCGAGTACTACCAGGACATCGCGCAGCGGCTTTCGCGGGAGATCGAGGGAAGCTACTACGTCAACCAGTTCGCCAATCCGGCCAATCCCCTAGCGCACGAGACCAGTACCGGGCCGGAAATCTGGTCGCAGATGGACCAGCGCCTGGATGCCGTGGTGTGCGGTGTCGGCTCCGGCGGCACCCTGACCGGCCTGTCGCGATATTTCGCCCGCATGGCACCGCAGGTGGAGATGATACTGGCCGATCCCGAGGGCTCGATCCTGGCCGATGTCGTTCGCACCGGTCAGGTTCAGAAGACCGCCGGAAGTTGGCTGATCGAAGGCATCGGAGAGGACTTCGTGCCGCCCAATTGCGATCTTTCGCGCGTGCGCCGCGCCTACGAAATCAAGGATGCCGAGAGTTTTGCCAGTGCGCGCGAGCTGCTCGCCGCCGAAGGCCTGCTCGGCGGCTCCAGCACCGGTACGCTGCTGGCCGCCGCCTTGCGTTACTGCCGGGAGCAGGCCGAACCCAAGCGCGTGCTGAGCTTCGTCTGCGACAGCGGTGACAAGTACCTTTCGAAAATGTACAACGATCACTGGCTGTTCGATCAGGGGCTGCTGGACGTGCCGCGCCAGTACAATCTTCTGGACCTGGTGGTGCGTCGCTACCATGAGGGCTCGGCCGTCACGGTCAGTCCGCAGGACACCCTGCTGCACGCCTACCGTCGCATGAAACTGTTCGACATCTCACAATTGCCGGTGATGCAGGACGAACAGCTTGTCGGCATTCTTGATGAATCCGATCTGCTCGTGCATGTGCAGGCGCAGGCCTCGCGTTTCGACGATGCCGTCGGCACCGCGATGGTGCGCGATGTCGAAACGATCCGGCCGGACGCGCCGATCGACAGCCTGCTGCCGATCTTCCAGCGCGATCACGTCGCGGTCGTCGCCGAGGCGGGACGGTTCATCGGCCTGATCACGCGTATCGACCTGCTCAACCACCTGCGCAAGCAGCTTCATTAATTTCCGCAGACACCAAGGCGCCATGCACGACACCATCGCCGTCGTATTCGACTTCGACGACACCCTCGCCCCCGACACCACCAGCGGCTATCTGCGCAAGGCCGGCATCGATGATCTGCCACGCTTCTGGAAGGAAGAGGTCGGCAGCCTCTACGCCGAGGACTGGGATCCGGTGCCGGCCTATCTGTACAAGATGATCGAGGCCGCGCAAAGCGGTCGTATCGGCCCGATCACTCAGCAATCCCTGTCGACCTGGGGCGCCGAGGCGCCGCTGCACGCGGGAGTCGACACTATTTTCAACCGACTGCGCGCCACTGCGAAGAAGGCCAATCCGAGGCTGCGTCTGGAGTTCTATGTGATTTCCAGCGGGCTTGGCGACGTCTTGCGCTCGACCCGCATCGCCCACGAATTCACCGAAATCTGGGCCTCCGAACTTCACTACGATGCGGCTGGCCATGCGATCTTTCCTAAGCGCGTCGTGAGCTTCACCGACAAGACGCGCTATCTGTTCCACATCCAGAAGGGGCTGACCGGCGCGACCTACCGCGGCAAGCCGTTCGAGGTCAATCGCAAGGTATCGCGCGATCATCAGCCGGTACCGCTGGATCACATGATCTTCGTCGGCGACGGCTACACCGACATCCCCTGCTTCTCCTTGCTGAAGCAGAATGACGGCATCCCCATCGCCGTCTACGACCCGCACCACGAGGAGCGCTGGGGCAATGCCTTCCGCTTCGTCTCCGAGGGCCGCGTCTCCAATCTGCATTCGGCCAACTATCTGGAAGGCTCGGACCTGTCCAACTTCCTGATCATGGCGGTCCGCTCGCTGGCCGAACGCGTTGCGCTGTCGGCGCATACCTACAAGGGCTGAACCGGGAGCTTTCGCAGCATGAACAAACACGGCTTCGGCACACGCGCGATCCACGCCGGCCAGTCTCCGGACCCAAGCACCGGCGCGGTGATGACGCCGATCTACGCCACCTCGACCTATGTCCAGCAGTCGCCCGGCGTACACCAGGGCTACGAATATTCGCGTTCGCAGAACCCCACCCGCTTCGCCTATGAACGCTGTGTCGCCGACCTGGAATCCGGCACCCGCGGTTTCGCCTTCGCCTCCGGCCTGGCCGCCACGGCGACGCTGCTGGAAGTTCTGGAGCCCGGCGCCCATGTCATCGCCTCGGACGACATGTACGGCGGCTCCTACCGCCTGTTCGCGAATGTGCGGGCGCGCTCTGCCGGGCTTAACTTCAGCTATGTGGACTTGCGCGATCCAGCCCGGGTGGCGGCAGCGATCCGTCCGGAAACCCGCATGATCTGGGTCGAGACGCCCTCGAATCCAATGTTGAAACTCGCGGATCTCGAAGCCGTCGCCGCCATCGCCCACCGCCACGACATCCTCTGCGCCGCCGACAACACGTTCGCCAGCCCGGCGCTGCAACGCCCGTTGGAACTGGGGTTCGATGTGGTCATGCACTCCGCCACCAAATACATCAATGGTCATTCCGATGTCGTCGGCGGTTTGCTGGTGGTCGGCGACAACAGCGGACTGGCCGAGCGCCTCGCCTTTCTTCAGAACGCCGTCGGCGCAGTCGCCGGGCCGTTCGACGCGTTTCTCGCCTTGCGCGGCGTCAAGACCCTGGGCCTGCGCATGCAACGGCACTGCGAGAACGCGCAGGCGTTGGCCGAATGGCTGAAGTCCCATCCGCGGATCGCCGCCGTGCACTATCCCGGCCTGCCGGCCCACCCGCAGCACGCGCTCGCCCGGCGGCAGATGCCGCGCGGATTCGGCGGCATGATCTCGATCGAACTGTCGGGCGGCCTGGCCGAATCGCGACGCTTTCTCGAACGCTGCGAACTGTTCGCGCTGGCCGAATCCCTGGGCGGCGTCGAAAGCCTGATCGAGCACCCCGCCATCATGACCCACGCCAGCGTGCCGGCCGAAACGCGCAATGCCCTGGGCATCAGCGATACCCTGTGCCGCCTCTCGGTCGGCATCGAGGATCTGGACGATCTTCGCGCCGACCTCGAATACGCTCTCGCCGCCTGAGATTGCAGCGGCGCACTCCGGAGAACCGATGACCGAACTTGCCCAACGCCGCTGCGTTCCCTGCGAGGGTGGCACCAAGCCGCTGTCGCACAGCGATGCCAGCGTGCTGATGAAGAAACTGCGCGCCAA
This is a stretch of genomic DNA from Gammaproteobacteria bacterium. It encodes these proteins:
- a CDS encoding pyridoxal-phosphate dependent enzyme; amino-acid sequence: MPRANLGGLSHKRRRAHQNRTDGGIALDTYSSVLGAIGRTPLVEVRKLDTGPCRLFLKLENRNPTGSIKDRIGLSMVEAAERNGQLKPGGTLIEATAGNTGLGLALVAAQKGYKLILVIPDKMAQEKVLHLKALGAETHITRSDVAKGHPEYYQDIAQRLSREIEGSYYVNQFANPANPLAHETSTGPEIWSQMDQRLDAVVCGVGSGGTLTGLSRYFARMAPQVEMILADPEGSILADVVRTGQVQKTAGSWLIEGIGEDFVPPNCDLSRVRRAYEIKDAESFASARELLAAEGLLGGSSTGTLLAAALRYCREQAEPKRVLSFVCDSGDKYLSKMYNDHWLFDQGLLDVPRQYNLLDLVVRRYHEGSAVTVSPQDTLLHAYRRMKLFDISQLPVMQDEQLVGILDESDLLVHVQAQASRFDDAVGTAMVRDVETIRPDAPIDSLLPIFQRDHVAVVAEAGRFIGLITRIDLLNHLRKQLH
- a CDS encoding cystathionine gamma-synthase is translated as MNKHGFGTRAIHAGQSPDPSTGAVMTPIYATSTYVQQSPGVHQGYEYSRSQNPTRFAYERCVADLESGTRGFAFASGLAATATLLEVLEPGAHVIASDDMYGGSYRLFANVRARSAGLNFSYVDLRDPARVAAAIRPETRMIWVETPSNPMLKLADLEAVAAIAHRHDILCAADNTFASPALQRPLELGFDVVMHSATKYINGHSDVVGGLLVVGDNSGLAERLAFLQNAVGAVAGPFDAFLALRGVKTLGLRMQRHCENAQALAEWLKSHPRIAAVHYPGLPAHPQHALARRQMPRGFGGMISIELSGGLAESRRFLERCELFALAESLGGVESLIEHPAIMTHASVPAETRNALGISDTLCRLSVGIEDLDDLRADLEYALAA
- the orn gene encoding oligoribonuclease, which produces MKAEASHLIWIDLEMTGLIPERHRIIEIATVVTDSHLNVLAEGPVLALRQSAAELDAMDEWNTTQHGRSGLTQRVRDSNVDEARAERETLEFLNRWVPERSSPMCGNSICQDRRFLARWMPALERHFHYRNLDVSTLKELCSRWAPAVARGHRKESRHLALDDIRDSIEELRYYREHFLRLPTPAV
- a CDS encoding haloacid dehalogenase-like hydrolase, with product MHDTIAVVFDFDDTLAPDTTSGYLRKAGIDDLPRFWKEEVGSLYAEDWDPVPAYLYKMIEAAQSGRIGPITQQSLSTWGAEAPLHAGVDTIFNRLRATAKKANPRLRLEFYVISSGLGDVLRSTRIAHEFTEIWASELHYDAAGHAIFPKRVVSFTDKTRYLFHIQKGLTGATYRGKPFEVNRKVSRDHQPVPLDHMIFVGDGYTDIPCFSLLKQNDGIPIAVYDPHHEERWGNAFRFVSEGRVSNLHSANYLEGSDLSNFLIMAVRSLAERVALSAHTYKG
- the ribF gene encoding bifunctional riboflavin kinase/FAD synthetase → MELIRGLANLKSRHSGCALTIGNFDGVHLGHQALLDQAREIAQSLGLPSAVMSFDPTPREYFARDEAPPRVATLRDKLAQIQDRGIDRLLLVRFCRRFASQSPQAFVEELLIRRLGVRALVVGDDFRFGRERAGNLALLGKLGTEHGMIVETLGPVDVDGLRCSSTAVRGALGAADLAAAAKLLGRPYSIRGVVRHGRKLGRTLGVPTANIAFKQRMALRYGVYAVRVQQANRQWTGVANFGVRPTLDGEQRLLLEVHAFADTGDLYGRQLRVEFSRFLRPEQRFDSLDALKTQIRLDADAARDHFSIA